DNA from Flavobacterium aestivum:
CGGATTAACATCTTCTCCTGCATCCGGAGCTACCCATCCCATTGCACCAAATAAAGAAATATCTGCTGCAGTTAAATCTGCATAATTAGTTTTGGTTCCATTAGGAGCTACTCCCTTACTCATATGCCATTTACCTCTATACTGTACATCATATCCATCTGCCCAAAGCGTATTCATTATATTCGGCAACGCATTATTGAGCGTTGGTTCTTGCGGTGATAAAAGTCCTCCTTCGGTTAAAGTTTGACTAACCCCGTGCTTAGCTGGGTATACTCCTGTAAATAGAGTTGTGCGGCTTGGAGAACACATACAGGTATTACAAAACGCTCTATCAAAACTGAATCCGTTCTTTTTAAGAAACGTAAGTGTAGGAAGATTTTTTTCTTCCCATCCCGGAGGAAAATGTTGTGTGGCGCGTTGCTCATCTGTAATAATAAGAATCATGTCTGGCTGATCGCCAATTTGCTTTAGTTTTTGTTTAAAATTCATTGCTGTTGTTTTAAAATTATTAAATAAAAAAATCTATATGTTACAGTTTGTTTATATCATTTATGAATTTGAAATAATCTAAAAACCAGTTACTTTTTTTGAAATATTTTCAAAAAGTTAAACAAGCATCTTCTTGTAATTCTATTTGTTCCTCCTCTTTGAATAAAGAGTAGAGCAATATGGGATAGCTATCAAAATTATAATTTGGTACTATCTCGACCTTTTCAGATGTTGCAACAAAATTCTCTAAAGGGAAAGGTATAGTTTGAAAACTAAATGTAGAAGTGAACACCTGTGTAATTCCGGCAAATGCAATGTCTATACAATCATTGCACAATGGAATTTCTTCTGTAAATTCTTTTTGATGGTCCATAATTCTTAGTTTAACAGATCTAATAAAATAACAACAATTAAACCATCTTAACTAACGTATAAATACCTGTTTTACAGATAATAAGACACTTATTTTTAAATAAAATTAAATTCTAATACACATAAAAAAACCCAATCTTTCGATTGGGTTTCTGATTTATTATACCAGTTAATTATAAAACCAACAGTGGTGCAATGAATCCAAAGCCTAAAAGACCAGTGGTATAATCTTTGGCACCAAAAGCATTTTCAGCATAGTTTGTATAATCATACTTTCTTGCTGTATAAGCTACATAAAATTTTATATTCATGTCCTTAAATGGCATATATTGAATCGTTGGAATAAGTCCATAACTTGTAGATAATTTTGAACTTCCATTTGGATCCGGATTATCTTTCCATGAATGATTACTATTCATTACCGTTAAAAGTAAATTAATTTTAGGAGCAACCAAATATTCTGCTCTTACCCAGTTTTCTACATAAAGAGCATCTTGTGCAGCATATGGGTATTGGCTACTAATTATACTTGATACAATTCCTAAACGATCAAGACCTTCATCACTGTATTGAAAATCATAATACAATACGAAATTTTTAGCCTTGAACTTATTACCCAATGCAAAATAATTCATATGAGCTCCTTTGGCCTCATTAAAGAAACTATAACTATACGTGGTTTCAAATTTTCCATCAAAAAAACTACCTCTCCAATTAGCTACCAATGCCAAAGGATATTCTGAAGGTACAATGTTTGGTGGAGCTGAAGCTCCATATTGTTCTTCATACGTTTTGGTTCTTGAATTTAAGGCTTGAAAAGAAAATGAATTTTTTCCATCAGCCAAAGTATGCGATATTCCAGCCCCTACCAAAAAGTTATCCGCATTCTCTATCACATCATTATACGTTAGGATGTCAATTGGATTAAAATCAAACTCATATCCTCCCCAATCAGCACATAGTTTCCCAAAAGAAAAATTGGTCCTAGGCGACAAATCAATTCTCAAAAAAGCCAAATCGACTGCTCTACTGATGTTATCCAAATTCCCAGGAACAGGTTCTCTGGTATATCTATTACGGAATCTAAAATAAACTTTATCATGAATTTTTCCTTTTAATTCAAATCGAAGTTGATTTACATTAAAATCAGAAAGCGTATGACTACCATCCAAAAAATTACTATTATAAGCCATTCGCGAATTAAAAATCACGTCTACATCTCTTAACAAAGATTGTTTTGATACCGGTATTAACGATTTTAAGGAATCTGGGAAAACAAAACCTCCTTCGTTAGTTTGTTTCTCCACTTGACCAAAAGAAAAAACTGGTAAAAAACCAATTACTAAATAAATAAAATATTTTCTCATAACTCTCTAATTTAAAGGTTTATAATAAAAATGACCCTAATAAAAACCCGATAGCAATTGCTACTGCTATAGCAACAACACCAGGTGTAATAA
Protein-coding regions in this window:
- a CDS encoding porin, whose translation is MRKYFIYLVIGFLPVFSFGQVEKQTNEGGFVFPDSLKSLIPVSKQSLLRDVDVIFNSRMAYNSNFLDGSHTLSDFNVNQLRFELKGKIHDKVYFRFRNRYTREPVPGNLDNISRAVDLAFLRIDLSPRTNFSFGKLCADWGGYEFDFNPIDILTYNDVIENADNFLVGAGISHTLADGKNSFSFQALNSRTKTYEEQYGASAPPNIVPSEYPLALVANWRGSFFDGKFETTYSYSFFNEAKGAHMNYFALGNKFKAKNFVLYYDFQYSDEGLDRLGIVSSIISSQYPYAAQDALYVENWVRAEYLVAPKINLLLTVMNSNHSWKDNPDPNGSSKLSTSYGLIPTIQYMPFKDMNIKFYVAYTARKYDYTNYAENAFGAKDYTTGLLGFGFIAPLLVL